The Paracholeplasma brassicae genome contains a region encoding:
- a CDS encoding transposase, translating into MAKQYDKQFKLDAIKYQQTHPELSVAAVCRNLNISKPTYYKWSAEYKNDGDINHRGSSKILFE; encoded by the coding sequence ATGGCAAAACAGTATGATAAACAGTTTAAACTAGACGCAATCAAGTACCAACAAACACATCCTGAATTAAGTGTCGCGGCAGTGTGTAGAAACCTTAATATATCAAAACCGACATATTATAAATGGTCAGCTGAATATAAAAATGATGGTGATATTAATCACAGGGGTAGTAGTAAGATTCTATTTGAATGA
- a CDS encoding DUF2975 domain-containing protein: MQYMFILLTLLAIGTLSLSVYIIYLTKKNNLTEILRFFSKFLIFVFCFFVLIYVVLSLVALFTKPLNEISLILLLDISFRGYFFYYIFKDALFLMNQLNHGIVFEEKNAEAVLRMGKNFILITAIQILTGLGISVVRYIGGTYSKEFIVTIASEPLIFIVVGFILYILALIYRKAIEIYEENKLTV; this comes from the coding sequence ATGCAATATATGTTTATTTTACTCACATTACTCGCTATAGGCACCCTAAGTCTTTCTGTTTATATCATCTATCTAACAAAGAAAAACAATTTAACAGAAATTTTACGATTTTTCAGTAAGTTCTTAATCTTTGTTTTTTGTTTCTTTGTATTAATTTATGTAGTCTTATCACTTGTAGCCTTGTTTACTAAACCACTGAACGAGATTAGTTTGATTTTATTATTAGATATAAGTTTTAGAGGGTACTTCTTCTACTACATATTTAAAGATGCGCTATTTTTAATGAATCAGTTAAACCATGGGATTGTGTTTGAAGAAAAGAACGCAGAAGCGGTATTAAGAATGGGTAAGAACTTCATTTTGATTACTGCGATTCAAATCCTTACTGGATTAGGAATAAGCGTAGTTAGGTATATAGGTGGAACTTATTCAAAAGAATTTATTGTTACGATCGCATCAGAACCATTAATATTCATAGTTGTTGGATTTATCCTTTATATCCTGGCACTTATTTACCGTAAAGCAATCGAAATCTATGAGGAAAATAAACTTACTGTATGA
- a CDS encoding heavy-metal-associated domain-containing protein, protein MKQMTLQLETLTCPSCLLKIEKGLKRLEGIDKDSVEVMFNSSRVKLSFDDSKLDSNEIQKTIENIGYDVLKTTLK, encoded by the coding sequence ATGAAACAAATGACATTACAATTAGAAACATTAACTTGCCCTTCTTGCTTACTCAAAATTGAAAAAGGGTTAAAGCGTCTAGAAGGAATCGACAAGGATTCAGTCGAAGTGATGTTTAATTCGAGTAGAGTTAAATTATCATTTGATGATTCTAAGTTGGATTCTAATGAAATTCAAAAAACAATAGAAAATATCGGTTATGATGTTTTAAAAACAACCCTAAAATAA
- a CDS encoding DNA alkylation repair protein, producing the protein MNLIKDVWKDEDVEVFRQYLDNFKNVEKEAWARRILQTQLPLLALKTKTMDEIVRAIAKGNYTSFLDLRLEGSYEEIAIYGKLLTYIKDFEELKKYLEVYKELMENWAHCDLLNFHLIEPKDLLSLVDDCLYDKRVFVRRLGLFILFILLKEDGVLDRVLKRMLWLEEENAYYVIMMSGWLLSEAIILYEERSLDYLKTHPQLNKKIVNKAIQKCRESRRLSVDKKEMLRAYKR; encoded by the coding sequence ATGAACTTAATTAAAGATGTGTGGAAAGATGAAGATGTAGAGGTGTTTCGACAATATTTAGATAACTTCAAAAACGTAGAAAAAGAAGCATGGGCTAGGCGTATCTTACAAACACAGTTGCCCCTACTTGCTTTAAAAACGAAAACGATGGATGAGATTGTTCGAGCGATTGCTAAAGGCAATTATACGTCATTTTTGGATCTAAGACTTGAAGGTAGTTACGAAGAGATTGCGATTTATGGCAAATTGCTGACCTATATCAAGGACTTCGAGGAATTAAAAAAGTATTTAGAGGTCTATAAAGAGTTAATGGAAAACTGGGCGCATTGTGACCTACTAAATTTTCACTTAATTGAACCAAAAGATCTTTTGAGCTTGGTGGATGATTGTTTATATGACAAACGTGTGTTTGTTAGGCGTTTGGGGCTCTTTATCTTGTTTATCTTACTAAAAGAAGACGGGGTACTTGATAGGGTATTAAAACGTATGTTGTGGCTAGAAGAAGAAAATGCGTATTACGTCATTATGATGTCTGGGTGGTTATTGAGTGAAGCGATTATATTGTATGAAGAAAGAAGCTTAGATTATTTAAAGACGCATCCGCAATTAAACAAAAAAATAGTCAATAAAGCGATTCAAAAGTGCCGGGAATCAAGACGCTTAAGTGTTGATAAAAAAGAGATGTTAAGAGCCTATAAACGGTAG
- a CDS encoding heavy metal translocating P-type ATPase, with product MNTKIIYKHKNHLMLVSLILIVFAFVNNYVTHNKNISEILLLIASIVGLLPILFQAYSALKIKVISIDVLVVLAVLGAFIIKNYEESAIVTFLFLFGSFLEQKTLNHTKKAIKELTDLTPLEAAVLKDGLTVKIPIEEVLVGDLVVVKTGEKVPVDGLIVEGSGYLSEASLTGESIPVSKTLSDQVYASSILDDGHIVIKTTAVLEDTTFGKIIEMVVEAQDKKSRAWQFIDRFSTFYTPVVLIFGLLMGLLTKDIELGVTILVLGCPGALVIGIPVSNVAGIGFGAKHGILFKGSETISDLAKSDVFIFDKTGTLTKGFPEVVEMIAYDSNVDKIKNYYKSLEETQTHPLAKSILNYIGDVSTFEVKDLNVIKGQGIKGYINDKRILLGNQALMNDYQVELSSVLNDIKRFEDKGLSYVILAEEEKVLSVISIGDQLRDNINNDLKRLRQLGVKDTYILSGDNQGAVDKIKDSLNMTQGFGGMLPKDKKAFIDKLVLEGRKVTFIGDGINDAPSLASATIGISIKGGTDVAIETSDVVLMHHDLYHLATAKRLAGKILRNMWQNIIISLLVVIVLLYQVLYNSQMTMSIGMLVHELSILVVILNGMRLLKTNIKEK from the coding sequence ATGAACACAAAAATTATCTATAAACATAAAAACCATTTGATGTTAGTTTCATTGATACTGATCGTATTTGCATTTGTAAATAATTATGTAACTCATAATAAAAACATATCAGAGATTTTGTTATTGATTGCTTCTATAGTAGGTTTATTACCTATTTTATTTCAAGCATACAGCGCATTAAAAATTAAAGTCATTAGCATTGATGTATTAGTCGTACTTGCTGTACTTGGGGCATTTATTATTAAGAACTATGAAGAAAGTGCGATTGTCACATTTCTATTTCTATTTGGTTCTTTTCTAGAACAAAAAACACTAAATCATACTAAAAAAGCAATCAAAGAGTTAACGGATTTAACACCGCTTGAAGCAGCAGTGTTAAAAGATGGTTTGACTGTAAAAATTCCGATTGAGGAGGTTCTAGTTGGTGATTTGGTCGTTGTAAAAACAGGAGAAAAAGTCCCTGTGGATGGTTTGATTGTTGAAGGCAGTGGTTATTTAAGTGAAGCTTCACTAACTGGTGAATCCATACCTGTATCAAAAACATTATCAGATCAAGTTTATGCATCAAGTATATTAGACGACGGGCATATTGTGATAAAAACTACTGCAGTTTTAGAAGATACAACCTTTGGTAAAATCATTGAAATGGTTGTTGAAGCTCAAGATAAAAAATCAAGAGCATGGCAATTCATTGATCGTTTTAGCACTTTTTATACACCAGTGGTATTAATTTTTGGGTTGTTGATGGGGTTATTAACAAAAGATATAGAACTTGGTGTGACTATTTTAGTGTTAGGTTGTCCTGGTGCTTTAGTGATCGGTATTCCAGTATCTAATGTGGCAGGCATTGGTTTTGGAGCGAAACACGGGATTTTATTTAAAGGCAGTGAGACCATCAGTGACTTAGCCAAAAGTGATGTGTTCATCTTTGATAAGACAGGAACACTCACGAAAGGGTTTCCTGAAGTTGTAGAGATGATAGCTTATGATTCAAATGTGGATAAGATTAAAAACTATTATAAATCGTTGGAAGAAACTCAAACACATCCACTGGCAAAATCTATCCTTAACTACATAGGTGATGTAAGTACTTTTGAGGTAAAAGACTTAAATGTTATTAAAGGTCAGGGCATCAAGGGATACATAAATGACAAACGCATTTTACTTGGTAATCAAGCATTAATGAATGATTATCAAGTAGAACTAAGTTCAGTTTTAAATGACATTAAACGCTTTGAAGATAAAGGATTATCATATGTCATTTTAGCAGAAGAAGAGAAAGTTTTATCGGTTATCTCAATTGGAGATCAATTAAGAGATAATATCAATAATGATTTAAAGAGATTACGTCAACTAGGTGTTAAAGATACTTATATTTTATCTGGTGATAACCAAGGGGCAGTAGATAAAATTAAAGATAGTCTTAATATGACACAAGGATTTGGAGGGATGTTACCAAAAGATAAAAAGGCATTCATTGATAAATTAGTACTTGAAGGTAGAAAAGTAACCTTCATTGGTGATGGCATCAATGATGCACCATCACTAGCTAGTGCAACCATTGGTATTTCAATCAAAGGTGGTACCGATGTTGCGATTGAGACAAGTGATGTTGTCTTAATGCATCATGATCTTTACCATTTGGCAACTGCAAAAAGGCTTGCTGGCAAGATTTTAAGAAATATGTGGCAAAACATTATCATTTCGTTATTAGTCGTTATTGTCTTACTTTATCAAGTGCTATATAACAGTCAGATGACAATGTCTATTGGCATGTTAGTTCATGAACTATCCATTCTAGTAGTGATTTTAAACGGGATGAGACTATTAAAAACAAATATAAAGGAGAAATAA
- a CDS encoding ATP-binding cassette domain-containing protein, which produces MIELSNIAKEYSTKNAPNIKALCNISCSLPNKGLVFILGESGSGKTTLMNIIGGLDIPTGGDLIFLDKVIGKKEKELDEYRNKYVGFVFQDYNIIPELNIRDNLTMGLNFQDLSITNEFIDRTLSSVMLKGYEKRYPNELSGGQLQRVAIARALIKKSKVLLADEPTGNLDKKTGNEIIKLLKEISKEKLVIIVTHNEELANNYGDRLIKLEDGSIIFDEIKTITPPNSKEVYETGESKRFSNRIAFKMGLKNLSFKKIKLIVTVLLMMISYASIALTMSFFSYHHADPHTKLIKTRDYDYFSLSNVSYHDIQNIKQKNTTTKILEDFKVGSKQEMIDFGFEMYPESLEITENSYYISESLLYRFFDMGEIALIEDQEITLNYSNVTFSSLIGSKIPVASTELVVAGIFKSPFRYAPNPTLYEDEANYIYNIYNTIYLKDTYYGTETNIYSNSLNDKLTININHDGRLSNHQTPKFKAFFDKSDYLIAGQNDFILEDKLNKKEIYITLNDYNKIFSESYIESYYLDEQWVYDPDKDMEIEKIILKNPLIHVGKKINIEVTDKTYSQIDSFEVTIKGVIFKSDTQSLFLIDEEAYSEIVPFITMHQLLISTSTVNNLSQFLRTSVDYYNVEIETPISAPQAHFELTLENIKLIMLLVCILLTFIVLLLTVSLISQSIYARRKEIGILKALGARNKNIYKVYIYENLILCIPIIILSIIFSYLTIWVINYGFVEQYSKDYTFIYYKTYIAFVTVSAILLLNMIGTVIPLYKINMMKPIEAIRK; this is translated from the coding sequence ATGATTGAATTATCAAATATAGCAAAAGAATATAGTACAAAAAACGCACCTAATATAAAAGCGTTATGTAATATTAGTTGTTCATTACCTAATAAAGGATTAGTCTTTATACTAGGGGAAAGTGGAAGTGGAAAAACCACGTTGATGAATATTATAGGTGGTTTAGATATACCTACAGGTGGTGATTTAATTTTTCTAGACAAAGTTATTGGAAAAAAAGAAAAAGAATTAGACGAGTATCGAAACAAGTATGTTGGTTTTGTTTTTCAAGACTACAATATAATACCAGAACTAAATATTAGAGATAATTTAACAATGGGATTAAACTTCCAAGACTTAAGTATCACAAATGAATTTATAGATCGAACACTATCTTCTGTTATGTTAAAAGGATATGAGAAAAGATATCCCAATGAATTAAGTGGCGGGCAACTTCAAAGAGTTGCAATAGCTAGAGCACTGATTAAAAAATCAAAAGTATTGTTAGCCGACGAACCAACAGGTAACCTTGATAAAAAAACAGGGAATGAAATAATAAAACTATTAAAAGAGATTTCTAAGGAAAAATTAGTTATTATCGTTACTCATAACGAAGAATTAGCTAATAACTATGGAGATAGATTAATCAAGTTGGAAGACGGGTCAATCATATTCGATGAAATCAAGACAATTACCCCTCCTAACTCAAAAGAAGTGTATGAAACTGGAGAATCAAAAAGATTTTCAAATCGTATTGCTTTTAAAATGGGTCTTAAAAACTTAAGTTTTAAAAAAATAAAGTTAATTGTAACAGTTTTATTGATGATGATATCGTATGCTTCTATTGCTCTAACAATGTCTTTTTTCAGTTATCATCATGCAGATCCGCATACGAAACTAATTAAAACAAGAGATTATGATTACTTTAGCTTATCTAATGTTAGTTATCATGACATCCAAAACATTAAGCAAAAAAATACGACCACTAAGATACTTGAGGATTTTAAAGTCGGTTCGAAACAAGAAATGATTGATTTCGGATTTGAAATGTATCCTGAGAGTTTAGAGATAACTGAGAATAGTTACTATATATCAGAAAGTTTATTATATAGGTTTTTTGACATGGGAGAAATAGCGTTGATTGAGGATCAGGAAATAACTCTCAATTATAGTAATGTGACGTTCTCCTCGTTAATTGGGTCGAAAATACCGGTTGCAAGTACTGAGTTAGTGGTTGCAGGCATATTTAAAAGTCCATTTAGATATGCTCCAAATCCCACATTATATGAAGATGAAGCAAATTACATCTATAATATTTACAATACGATTTACTTGAAGGACACCTATTATGGAACTGAAACTAATATTTATTCTAACTCGCTCAATGACAAGTTGACTATAAATATTAATCATGATGGAAGATTATCTAATCATCAAACGCCCAAATTTAAAGCATTCTTCGATAAGTCTGATTATCTCATAGCCGGTCAAAATGATTTTATTCTTGAAGACAAACTTAACAAAAAAGAAATATATATCACATTAAACGATTACAATAAAATATTTTCTGAGTCTTATATTGAGTCTTATTATCTTGATGAACAATGGGTTTATGATCCAGATAAAGATATGGAAATAGAAAAAATAATTTTAAAAAATCCTTTGATTCATGTGGGTAAGAAAATTAACATAGAAGTAACAGATAAAACATATTCTCAAATAGATTCTTTCGAAGTAACAATAAAAGGAGTTATTTTCAAATCGGACACACAATCTTTATTTTTAATTGACGAAGAAGCATATAGTGAAATTGTACCTTTCATTACGATGCATCAACTACTTATAAGTACAAGTACAGTAAATAATCTGTCTCAGTTTTTAAGAACATCTGTAGACTATTACAATGTAGAAATTGAAACTCCAATTTCAGCACCCCAAGCACATTTTGAGTTAACACTTGAAAACATTAAGTTAATCATGCTGTTGGTATGTATACTTTTGACGTTTATTGTTTTACTTTTAACCGTATCTCTAATTTCTCAAAGTATTTATGCAAGAAGAAAGGAAATTGGTATTTTAAAAGCTTTAGGAGCAAGAAATAAAAACATTTATAAGGTGTATATTTATGAAAATTTAATTTTATGTATTCCTATTATTATTCTATCTATTATTTTTTCTTATCTTACTATTTGGGTAATTAATTATGGATTTGTTGAGCAGTATAGTAAAGATTATACATTCATCTACTATAAAACTTATATTGCTTTTGTTACCGTATCAGCTATTTTGCTGTTAAATATGATAGGAACGGTAATACCACTTTATAAAATAAACATGATGAAACCAATCGAAGCAATTCGAAAGTAG
- a CDS encoding helix-turn-helix domain-containing protein gives MIYVTLTEMLEKKQMTSKMLCEIIGITEANLSILRSGKAKAIRFTTLNAICQALECHPGDILRYTEGGQPEDDMV, from the coding sequence ATGATTTATGTTACTTTGACAGAAATGTTAGAAAAGAAACAAATGACGTCTAAAATGTTATGTGAGATCATTGGGATAACTGAGGCTAACCTATCTATCTTAAGATCGGGTAAAGCCAAAGCGATAAGATTCACAACATTAAACGCTATTTGTCAAGCTTTAGAGTGTCATCCAGGAGACATTCTAAGATATACGGAAGGTGGTCAACCCGAAGATGACATGGTTTAG
- a CDS encoding cyclic nucleotide-binding domain-containing protein, whose protein sequence is MAKRSLYHTIELEVLICKKNLEPKSCILYVPIFKNLSKDEQDAVCLISTHQKRSKGSFIYTSGDILNSLYVIHRGKVKVSKFNDEGKEQVIRILEKGDFFGEMAIFSEELMSSTAEVIEDAVICLVDKDELKKLMVTSPELSFKMMTELSKRLVKAEELIENTNIQKAIYRVAHLLLENHKNGIVTFKTTKQNLAKQVGLTPETFSRKLKELESLGLIITLNHKTIEIVNIEQFKDEIMRF, encoded by the coding sequence TTGGCAAAAAGAAGCCTTTATCATACAATAGAGTTGGAGGTATTGATATGCAAAAAGAACTTAGAACCAAAAAGCTGTATTTTATATGTACCGATATTTAAGAACCTTTCTAAGGATGAGCAAGATGCGGTTTGTTTGATTTCCACCCATCAAAAGCGTTCTAAAGGCAGTTTCATCTATACCTCTGGTGATATCCTTAATAGCTTATATGTCATTCATCGGGGTAAAGTTAAAGTGAGTAAGTTCAATGATGAGGGTAAAGAACAAGTCATTAGAATTCTTGAAAAAGGTGATTTCTTTGGTGAGATGGCTATTTTTAGTGAGGAATTGATGTCATCAACTGCTGAAGTGATTGAGGATGCAGTGATATGTTTAGTCGACAAAGACGAACTAAAGAAGCTGATGGTTACCTCACCTGAGTTATCGTTTAAAATGATGACTGAATTATCAAAGAGATTAGTAAAAGCTGAAGAACTAATCGAAAATACTAATATTCAAAAAGCCATTTATCGTGTGGCTCACTTATTGTTAGAAAATCATAAAAACGGGATTGTTACATTTAAAACAACCAAACAAAATCTAGCAAAACAAGTTGGTTTAACACCTGAAACATTTAGTCGTAAACTTAAAGAACTAGAGTCGTTAGGACTAATTATAACATTGAACCACAAGACAATTGAGATAGTAAATATCGAACAATTTAAGGATGAAATAATGAGGTTTTAG
- a CDS encoding transposase domain-containing protein has product MFSNTPNGADSSALLYSITQSCLMNELNPYKYYTYILELLTNSKVNELKLDELMPYSEKMITKFHMNNGTD; this is encoded by the coding sequence TTGTTTTCTAATACACCAAATGGTGCAGATTCAAGTGCGCTATTATATTCAATCACACAAAGTTGTTTGATGAATGAGTTAAATCCTTATAAGTACTACACCTACATCTTAGAGCTATTAACTAATTCAAAAGTAAATGAGCTAAAACTAGACGAGTTAATGCCTTATAGTGAAAAGATGATAACTAAATTTCATATGAATAACGGAACTGACTAA
- a CDS encoding DDE-type integrase/transposase/recombinase, whose amino-acid sequence MDLFSRKIIAWDLSDSLSVDSVVRCIKRAKERRNLDNPLIIHSDRGIQYVSKEYLSLMDSNMRPSYSKKADPWDNACIESFHAIIKREWLKIFKIKDLEHTQQLVFEYIETFYHTIRIHGTLGYISPNQYEKQYENSRNAN is encoded by the coding sequence ATGGATTTATTCAGCCGTAAAATCATCGCTTGGGATCTATCAGATAGTTTATCTGTAGATTCAGTAGTCCGGTGTATTAAACGTGCAAAAGAAAGACGGAATTTGGATAATCCACTGATTATTCATAGTGATCGTGGGATACAATATGTTTCAAAAGAGTATTTGAGTTTAATGGATTCTAACATGAGACCAAGCTATTCAAAGAAAGCAGACCCATGGGATAATGCATGTATAGAATCATTTCACGCCATTATCAAACGTGAATGGTTAAAGATATTTAAGATAAAAGATTTAGAGCATACTCAACAGCTAGTGTTTGAATATATTGAAACATTTTACCATACTATAAGGATACATGGCACATTAGGATATATTTCTCCTAATCAGTATGAAAAGCAATACGAGAACTCGAGAAATGCTAATTAG
- a CDS encoding alpha/beta hydrolase, which yields MKKVIKYILILTLTLFLVVVLGLFIYTSNSYDAQKSMNEEIELYDLSLLTVKEDFDQISYYVDDPIKNIVFIPGGKVNPESYRYLAVKLALSGYDVTIVKPLFNLAILTPNYSKRFLSNEKENVVIGHSLGGTVASLVATNHKNINEIVFLASYPIRDVSSQQVLMITAEFDLVLDKTKVEESKNYLGQSVQFYEIVGGNHAQFGWYGNQKKDGDASISTKTQQDLVVKAILDFIGNQ from the coding sequence ATGAAAAAAGTTATTAAATACATACTTATTCTAACGTTAACATTATTTCTTGTTGTGGTGCTAGGTCTATTCATTTATACAAGCAATTCTTATGATGCGCAAAAATCAATGAATGAGGAAATAGAACTATATGATCTTAGTTTGCTTACAGTTAAAGAGGATTTTGATCAAATTAGTTATTATGTGGATGATCCAATCAAGAATATTGTCTTTATTCCTGGTGGGAAGGTGAATCCTGAGAGTTATCGGTATCTTGCGGTTAAATTAGCCTTATCTGGGTATGACGTAACCATAGTCAAACCCCTCTTTAATTTGGCGATTCTAACGCCTAATTATTCAAAGAGGTTTTTAAGTAATGAGAAAGAAAATGTGGTGATTGGACATTCCCTTGGTGGGACCGTCGCGAGTTTGGTTGCTACAAATCATAAAAACATCAACGAAATAGTCTTTTTAGCAAGTTATCCAATTAGAGATGTATCTAGTCAACAAGTACTTATGATAACGGCTGAATTTGATCTTGTTCTTGATAAAACAAAAGTTGAAGAAAGTAAAAACTATTTAGGACAATCGGTTCAGTTTTATGAAATTGTCGGGGGGAATCACGCTCAGTTTGGATGGTATGGTAATCAAAAAAAAGATGGCGATGCGTCAATTTCAACGAAGACTCAACAGGATTTGGTGGTTAAAGCCATCCTTGATTTTATAGGTAATCAATAA
- a CDS encoding InlB B-repeat-containing protein has translation MNISMKKLLFVLLVFMMSLGLVACQKDNDIEKDLDTYLISFDTDGGDEIKPVELKEGDIIDLSDEPSKVGHTFISWDQTLPEVMPNHDINLKALWETNHYTVSFDTDGGTSMADVKQPYLSELSITSIPEKLGHRFVKWDKELPTHMPLNGLTLKAIWEKIEENIEDSYHTEDFEELQVIKDGGGNFSSYEDFDYISVKGFTYDVLNGRIDIGLKANGNAITIGGFGNDLGDAGLGFIELTNGVDGISEVSFKARLPFSPKSTYPQGGGSDKANNARIKVFVNDTLIETFSFLDDDEANKGKTFMLSNLNVSGDFTFRIEISSGHRLTVDDIIFKTNLSGQTEHKTTSVDFESELFDFDNEETIHELNGMQFVLKEVHTLVMHQEKEMNYMSDSNGSVVARFRGDKDDYFSTPVSYMYNVDPFSYVRMLSFDARLFGSEVYFSYDSIINIYINVTDEFILLDSIDLLTTDFKTYTFDINQSNVIIKIEVLNGKVNLDNIIYII, from the coding sequence ATGAATATTAGCATGAAAAAGTTGTTATTTGTATTGTTGGTTTTTATGATGAGCCTTGGGTTAGTGGCTTGTCAAAAAGACAATGACATTGAAAAGGATTTAGATACTTATTTGATTTCATTTGATACAGATGGCGGCGATGAAATTAAACCGGTTGAGTTAAAAGAAGGTGACATCATCGATTTAAGCGATGAGCCATCTAAAGTTGGTCATACATTTATAAGTTGGGATCAAACGTTACCTGAAGTGATGCCTAATCATGACATTAATCTAAAAGCATTATGGGAGACAAATCATTATACGGTTTCGTTTGATACAGATGGTGGAACTTCAATGGCTGATGTTAAACAACCTTATTTAAGCGAGTTATCAATCACCAGTATACCTGAAAAATTAGGACATCGATTTGTTAAATGGGATAAAGAACTACCAACGCATATGCCTTTAAATGGGCTAACCTTAAAAGCGATATGGGAAAAGATAGAGGAAAATATCGAAGATTCATATCACACAGAGGATTTTGAAGAACTTCAAGTCATCAAAGACGGTGGTGGTAATTTTAGTTCATATGAAGATTTTGATTATATTTCAGTTAAAGGTTTTACGTATGATGTATTAAACGGTAGAATCGATATTGGTTTAAAAGCAAATGGTAATGCGATCACCATTGGTGGTTTTGGGAATGACTTAGGTGATGCAGGGTTAGGATTTATAGAATTAACCAATGGTGTTGATGGCATATCTGAAGTATCGTTTAAAGCAAGGTTACCATTTTCACCAAAATCAACTTATCCACAAGGTGGTGGATCAGATAAAGCAAACAACGCTAGAATCAAAGTATTTGTTAATGATACATTGATTGAAACATTCAGTTTCTTAGATGACGATGAAGCAAATAAAGGAAAGACTTTTATGCTTTCTAATTTAAATGTTTCAGGTGATTTTACGTTTAGAATTGAAATTAGTAGTGGTCATCGTTTAACAGTTGATGACATCATATTTAAGACTAATCTAAGTGGACAAACTGAGCATAAAACAACAAGTGTTGACTTTGAATCTGAGTTATTCGACTTTGACAATGAAGAAACTATTCATGAATTAAACGGCATGCAATTTGTATTAAAAGAAGTACACACCTTAGTCATGCATCAAGAAAAAGAAATGAACTACATGAGTGATAGTAATGGATCGGTTGTGGCTAGATTTAGAGGTGATAAGGATGATTACTTTAGTACACCGGTTAGTTATATGTATAACGTTGATCCCTTTTCATATGTTAGAATGTTATCGTTTGATGCTAGACTTTTTGGATCAGAGGTTTACTTCTCGTATGATAGTATCATCAACATATATATTAACGTAACTGATGAGTTTATACTGCTAGATTCAATCGACTTACTAACGACTGACTTCAAGACATATACATTTGATATTAATCAATCAAATGTGATTATCAAGATAGAAGTATTGAATGGAAAAGTTAATCTTGATAACATTATCTACATAATATAA